The Doryrhamphus excisus isolate RoL2022-K1 chromosome 1, RoL_Dexc_1.0, whole genome shotgun sequence genome includes a window with the following:
- the atf4a gene encoding cyclic AMP-dependent transcription factor ATF-4 isoform X2: MMTLSQFTLEDVEALCLGPSFLMADPMGPLLDQDEEEALSPSSSLEGEVPASPPLSLSPSSTLLSPPSPPLSHCTSFLEAKGGVLNWLSVGGLLDAHVGADDGKDDAFTGMEWMAEKIDLGDLDLESLIDSCSSEESPESSEDLLASLHSHVDLDLDTFNTPVLNEQLELQMAATVPEPPLTSLEVPKEEVAPAHQVFVKSEPCSPAPSPFPPSSPMSDLGSEVDTKSPLADITPDASGSPIVVMVLGNKDTTLPVSLPELSVVIPPTPSDCESDSGIESVAGSPPRDSSPAPGSSRTKPYAKPEPASPSSLKGKVKSASGPKVVEKKLKKMEQNKTAATRYRQKKRVEQEQLGVEREELEKKNRELAEKAESISKEIQYLRDLMEEVRKHHRGKMSSGAT; encoded by the exons ATGATGACGCTCTCCCAGTTCACCTTGGAGGACGTGGAGGCCCTGTGCTTAG GGCCCTCATTTCTGATGGCTGACCCAATGGGGCCCCTTCTGGACCAAGATGAAGAGGAAGCGCTTtcaccctcctcctccctcgAGGGGGAGGTCCCAGCTTCACCACCCCTCTCCTTGTCCCCCTCCTCTACCTTGCTGTCGCCCCCATCCCCTCCTCTCAGCCACTGCACCTCCTTCCTGGAAGCCAAGGGGGGAGTCCTCAACTGGCTGAGTGTCGGTGGCCTGCTCGATGCTCATGTAGGTGCAGACGACGGCAAAG ATGATGCGTTCACTGGCATGGAATGGATGGCGGAGAAAATCGACCTCGGCGATTTGGACCTTGAGTCGCTCATCGACTCCTGCTCGTCCGAGGAGTCTCCTGAATCATCTGAGGACCTCCTGGCCTCCCTGCACTCCCACGTGGATTTGGACCTGGACACCTTTAACACTCCTGTTCTCAACGAACAGCTGGAGCTGCAGATGGCCGCCACCGTCCCGGAGCCCCCGCTCACATCACTGGAGGTTCCAAAAGAGGAAGTGGCACCCGCCCATCAGGTGTTTGTGAAGTCTGAGCCCTGCTCCCCGGCCCCATCCCCATTCCCTCCTTCCTCCCCGATGTCTGATTTGGGGAGCGAGGTTGACACAAAATCACCCCTTGCCGACATCACCCCCGATGCCAGCGGCAGTCCCATCGTGGTCATGGTGCTCGGCAACAAAGACACAACTCTCCCTGTGTCCCTCCCGGAGCTGTCAGTCGTGATCCCGCCAACGCCCAGCGACTGCGAAAGCGACTCTGGCATCGAGTCGGTTGCGGGCTCTCCACCGCGCGACTCCTCTCCTGCCCCCGGTTCGTCGCGAACAAAACCGTACGCCAAACCCGAGCCCgcctccccctcctccctcaAGGGCAAGGTGAAGTCTGCGTCTGGTCCCAAGGTGGTGGAGAAGAAGCTGAAGAAGATGGAGCAGAACAAGACGGCGGCCACACGCTACCGCCAGAAGAAGCGTGTGGAGCAGGAGCAGCTGGGCGTGGAGCGTGAAGAGCTGGAGAAGAAGAACCGTGAGCTGGCAGAGAAGGCGGAGTCCATCAGCAAGGAGATCCAGTACCTCAGAGACCTGATGGAGGAGGTCCGCAAGCACCACCGTGGCAAGATGAGCTCAGGCGCCACTTAG
- the atf4a gene encoding cyclic AMP-dependent transcription factor ATF-4 isoform X1, whose protein sequence is MMTLSQFTLEDVEALCLAGPSFLMADPMGPLLDQDEEEALSPSSSLEGEVPASPPLSLSPSSTLLSPPSPPLSHCTSFLEAKGGVLNWLSVGGLLDAHVGADDGKDDAFTGMEWMAEKIDLGDLDLESLIDSCSSEESPESSEDLLASLHSHVDLDLDTFNTPVLNEQLELQMAATVPEPPLTSLEVPKEEVAPAHQVFVKSEPCSPAPSPFPPSSPMSDLGSEVDTKSPLADITPDASGSPIVVMVLGNKDTTLPVSLPELSVVIPPTPSDCESDSGIESVAGSPPRDSSPAPGSSRTKPYAKPEPASPSSLKGKVKSASGPKVVEKKLKKMEQNKTAATRYRQKKRVEQEQLGVEREELEKKNRELAEKAESISKEIQYLRDLMEEVRKHHRGKMSSGAT, encoded by the exons ATGATGACGCTCTCCCAGTTCACCTTGGAGGACGTGGAGGCCCTGTGCTTAG CAGGGCCCTCATTTCTGATGGCTGACCCAATGGGGCCCCTTCTGGACCAAGATGAAGAGGAAGCGCTTtcaccctcctcctccctcgAGGGGGAGGTCCCAGCTTCACCACCCCTCTCCTTGTCCCCCTCCTCTACCTTGCTGTCGCCCCCATCCCCTCCTCTCAGCCACTGCACCTCCTTCCTGGAAGCCAAGGGGGGAGTCCTCAACTGGCTGAGTGTCGGTGGCCTGCTCGATGCTCATGTAGGTGCAGACGACGGCAAAG ATGATGCGTTCACTGGCATGGAATGGATGGCGGAGAAAATCGACCTCGGCGATTTGGACCTTGAGTCGCTCATCGACTCCTGCTCGTCCGAGGAGTCTCCTGAATCATCTGAGGACCTCCTGGCCTCCCTGCACTCCCACGTGGATTTGGACCTGGACACCTTTAACACTCCTGTTCTCAACGAACAGCTGGAGCTGCAGATGGCCGCCACCGTCCCGGAGCCCCCGCTCACATCACTGGAGGTTCCAAAAGAGGAAGTGGCACCCGCCCATCAGGTGTTTGTGAAGTCTGAGCCCTGCTCCCCGGCCCCATCCCCATTCCCTCCTTCCTCCCCGATGTCTGATTTGGGGAGCGAGGTTGACACAAAATCACCCCTTGCCGACATCACCCCCGATGCCAGCGGCAGTCCCATCGTGGTCATGGTGCTCGGCAACAAAGACACAACTCTCCCTGTGTCCCTCCCGGAGCTGTCAGTCGTGATCCCGCCAACGCCCAGCGACTGCGAAAGCGACTCTGGCATCGAGTCGGTTGCGGGCTCTCCACCGCGCGACTCCTCTCCTGCCCCCGGTTCGTCGCGAACAAAACCGTACGCCAAACCCGAGCCCgcctccccctcctccctcaAGGGCAAGGTGAAGTCTGCGTCTGGTCCCAAGGTGGTGGAGAAGAAGCTGAAGAAGATGGAGCAGAACAAGACGGCGGCCACACGCTACCGCCAGAAGAAGCGTGTGGAGCAGGAGCAGCTGGGCGTGGAGCGTGAAGAGCTGGAGAAGAAGAACCGTGAGCTGGCAGAGAAGGCGGAGTCCATCAGCAAGGAGATCCAGTACCTCAGAGACCTGATGGAGGAGGTCCGCAAGCACCACCGTGGCAAGATGAGCTCAGGCGCCACTTAG